From Abyssibius alkaniclasticus:
CCCGCACCGCGCACGGCCTCAAACACGCCGGGATGGCTGGCCACCAGCCCTTCCAGCCCCTGTCGCAAATGCCCCGATACCCGCCGCACATGCTCCAGAAACCCGTCCGCCAGCACCACATCCAGCACCGCATTGCCCACCGCGCAGGCCAGCGGATTGCCCCCATAGGTCGACCCGTGACTGCCCAGCACCATGCCCGAAGCCGCGCGTTCGCTCGCCAGACAGGCCCCCAGCGGAAACCCCCCGCCAATGCCCTTGGCCACGGTCATGATATCGGGCGTCACCCCCGCCCATTCATGCGCAAAAAACCTGCCCGTGCGCCCCACGCCGCATTGGATTTCGTCAAACACCAGCAGCAGGCCATGTTCATCGCACAGCGCACGCAGCGCCTTCAGAAAGCTGTCAGGCACAACCCGAATGCCGCCTTCCCCCTGCACCGGCTCGATCAGAATGGCGGCCGTGGTCGCGGAAATCGCCGCCTTGAGCGCGTCCAGATCCCCAAACGGCACCTGCACGAAACCCGGCAGAAGCGGGCCAAAGCCCTTGGTCATCTTCTCGCTGCCCGATGCGGCAATCCCCGCCGACGACCGGCCATGAAACGCGCCCGCAAAGGTGATGATCTCCACCCGCTCGGGCTGGTCGATATGGCTGAAATACTTGCGCAGCATCTTCACGGCGCATTCCATCGCCTCGGTGCCGGAATTGGTGAAGAACACGGTATCGGCAAAGCTCGCCGCCACCAGCCGTTCCGCCAGCCGCGCCTGATGCGGAATTTCATACAGGTTCGAGGTATGCCACAGCTTGCCCGCCTGATCGCGCAAAACTTCCACCAGATGCGGGTGCGCATGGCCAAGCGCGTTCACGGCAATACCTGCCCCAAGGTCCAGATAGCGCGTGCCATCTTCGGCAATCAGCCAAACCCCTTCGCCGCGTTCAAAACTCAGCGGGGCGCGGGCATAGGTGGGCAGAACCGGGGTGATCATGGCGCATTCCTCTTCGGCTGCAAGGCGATATGCCGCGGCAACAGCCAATCCCCGGCCAATTGCGATTGCCGCAAGGTCCAGCCAGAGTCAAGCCAATCTCGGGCAAAGCTGGCTTGACAGCCGCCAAACCAGCGCAGAACCATTGCGCGATGGATCATACCGCCTTCATCAAAACCCTGGCGCCCGAAACCCGTGCCGCGCTCAACCAGCCCAGCAATGCCGCCGGGCTGCGCCACCTTGCGCTGCATCTGGGGCTGATCGCGCTGGCCGGCACCGCCATCGCCCTGCGCATTCCGCTCTGGTGGCTGCTCTTGCCCGTGCAGGGGGTGCTGCTGGTCTTCCTGTTCACGCTGGAACATGAATGCACCCATAACACCCCGTTCAAATCGCGCTGGCTGAACACGCTGGCGGGCCATGCCAGCGGGCTTGTTTTGCTGCTGCCCTTCACATGGTTTCGCTACTTCCACCTTGCGCACCATAAATTCACCAATGATCCGGCGCGCGACCCTGAACTCGCGCATCCCCCCATCCAGAGCCGCACCCAATGGCTGCGCCATATCTCGGGCCTGCCCTATTGGGCCGCACAAATCCGCCTGATATTCCGCCTTGCCCGTGGCGCAGACTCCGCACCCTATCTGCCCAGCGGCGCCAAACCCCGTATGCAGGCCGAAGCACTGATCATGCTTGCGCTTTACACCCTCACCCTCGCCAGCCTCATCTTTACACCACTGCTCTTCTGGGTCTGGATCCTCCCCGCCCTCATCGGCCAGCCCGCGCTGCGCCTCTATCTGCTGGCCGAACATGGCGATTGCCCGCAAGTGGCGAATATGCTGCTGAACACCCGCACCACATTCACCACCCGCATCATGCGCTTTCTGGCCTGGAACATGCCCTACCATGCTGAGCATCATACATTGCCACAGGTGCCCTTCTACCAGCTCCCCAGGCTGCACAGGCTCATGCGCAACCATCTGGGCACCACGGCCAACGGCTATGGCGAATTCACGCGCGCCTATCTCGCCCGCCGCAAACCCTAGCCCATCTTTTGCTTGAAAATATCCCCGCCGGAGGCGGCAACAAGCGCCATGCCCGCAGCGCGGCGCGGGCGCGCCCTTGCCGCGCGCGCACCAGCAGCCGCGCCGCCACCGAAAGCCTAGTGCAACCGCCCGCCAAGCCGATAGCGCCCGCCTTCAAGCGCGCCGAACATCGCTTCAACCTCGGGGTGTTCAACCGGCTCGCCGCTGTCATCGCGCACAAGATTCTGTTCCGACACATAGGCCACATAAAAGCTCGTGTCATTCTCGGCCAGCAGGTGGTAATAGGGCTGGTCCTTGGCCGGGCGCAGCTCTTCGGGAATGGATTGATACCATTCCTCGGTGTTGTCAAACACCGGGTCGATATCATAAACCACGCCGCGAAACGGGTGCAGACGGTGGCGCACCACCTCACCAAGACCAAATTTCGCTTTGAGCGCCTGCATCGGATTCGCCTTTATCTTGTCTGGCGGGCAGATGTAGCACCGCCCCAAACCCATGTCCATTCCCGCAACGCAAGCCGATTTGCCCTTGCCTTTGCGGGTAAATTCCATTTGCTTCGCACAAGCAATCAAAGGCAGGTCTATGGATATCCTCACCCTCACCGCCCGCGTGCTGGAAAGCACCGCGCCGATCTTCATTTTGGCGCTGATCGGCTATGTCTGGGTGAAGCTCGGCTATGAATACCGGGTGCAATTCGTCACCCGCCTCTCGCTGACCCTCTCCATTCCCTGCCTTATTTTCATGGCGCTTATCCGCACCGGCATCGACCCGGCCACCCTGCGCAACACCGCCCTTGCGGCGGCTTTGGGTTATGCGGGCATTGCGGTGGTCACGGCCGCGCTCATCGCGCTGCTCGGCCTCAAACAGCGGGTGTTCCTATCGCCGCTCGTCTTTGGCAATACCGGCAATATCGGCCTGCCGCTGGCGCTGTTTGCCTTTGGCACAACGGGGCTGGATTACGCGGTTGTGATTTTTGCCGTCATGGCGGTGCTGTCCTTCACCTTCGGGGTGTGGATCGTGTCCGGCCAGCGCAGCCCTGGTGCTGCCCTGCGCGAACCCATGCTCTGGGGCACATTGCTGGGCGCGCTTTTCCTTTACAATGGCTGGGGCGTGCCACTCTGGGCCGCCCGCACGCTGGATACGATCGGCCAGATCGCCATTCCGATGATGCTCATCACCCTTGGTGCCGCCATTTCCCGCCTGCGCCCCGCCGCCCTTGGCCGCGCCTTCTGGCTGTCCTCGCTCAAACTCTTCCTGTGCATTGCCATTGCGGCGGGCGCGGGCTGGCTGTTTGGCCTGCCGGACCTGGCCTTTGCCGCACTCATCGTGCAACTGGCCACGCCGGTTGCCGTTACCGCCTATATGCTGGCCGAAAAATACGAGGCCGACCCCGAGGAGGTTGCCGGGCTCGTCGTGGTCTCCACTTTGCTTTCCATCGGCGCGATTCCCCTGATGCTGTTCGTTCTTTTACCGTCGTGACTTGCTTTTTTGTGCCTTTTCAGGCCAAATGGCGCAAAATATAAATACGAGCAGTAATCCATGACCCTAAGCCGCCGATCTGCCGTTGTGGCAATCCTCCTGTTATCTGCGCTTGCGTCTTGCGTTAACCAGAACCGTCCGCCAACCCAGCAAGACAATATCTGCGCCATTCTCGACCAGCGCCCCGGCTGGTTGAACGACCTGGAGCGCACGCAGCGCCAATGGGGTGTGCATCCGGCCGATGTCATGGCGATCATCTGGAAGGAAAGCTCGTTCCGCGCCCGTGCCCGCACGCGCCGCACCTATTCGCTTGGCTCCATCCCCTCGGGCTATATCTCGTCGGCTTTCGGCTTTTCACAGGCGCTCGATGGCACCTGGGAATGGTATCAGGACGAGACCAATGCGCGCGGCGCGCGCCGCCAAAGCTTCCGCGATGCGGTTGATTTCATCGGCTGGTATATGAACCAGAGCCTGCAGCGCAACAATATCGCTCTGGATGATGCCGAAAACCAGTATCTGGCCTATCATGAGGGCCATACAGGCTATGCGCGCGGCTCTTACCGGCTGAAATCCTGGCTGCCGCCCGTGGCCCGTCAGGTGCAGCGCCAGGCCGATCTATACCGCAGCCAGCTCCCCTATTGCCGTTAAATCGTTGACATTTGCGCCCCATCGCCCATTTATGCTTGACAGGCAACAATAGGGGCGTAAATGGGCCGATTGTCAGAAATGGAAGCCTTTATCGCCGTGGTTGACCAGGGCGGCTTCACCGATGCGGCACGGCGCTTGAACCTGTCCAAATCGGCGGTTTCCAAACATGTTGCCGCCCTGGAAGAACGGCTTGCCGTGCGCCTGCTCAACCGCACGACGCGGCGCGTCAACCCCACCGAAATCGGTCTTGCCTTTTATGACCGCGCCATTGCCGTGCTGAAAGACGCCAACGAGGCCGATGAAATGGTCACGGCCATGCAATCCGACCCGCGCGGGCTGCTGCGCATTTCGGCCCCTGTCAGCTTCGGCTTGCGGCATCTGATGCCGGTCATCACCGAATTTCTGGCCGCCTATCCCGATGTTTCGGTCAATGTCGTGTTCGAGGATCGTTTTACCGAGCTTGTGGCCGAAGGCTATGACGCCGCCCTGCGCATTGGCACATTGGAAGATTCATCGTTGAAAATGCGCACGCTTGCCCGCGCCTCCATGCTGCTGCTGGCCGCGCCCGGCTATCTGGAAAAACACGGCACGCCCCGTTCGATCGACGAGCTTTCCCAGCATACATTGCTGCATTATTCGCTTATGGCGGCGGGCAATGTCTGGCGGCTGACCTCGCCAAGCGGCGAAGAACGGCAGGTGCGGGTTGGCGGGCGGCTGACGGCCAATAACGGCGAAGCGCTTTTGCAGGCCGCAGCCCGCGGCCTTGGCATCGCCTATGCGCCCAGCTTCATGGGCTGCGAGGCGCTCAAGTCAGGCGGGCTCGTGCAGCTTCTGCCCGAATTGCCCGCACGCGATATCGGGGTGCATATCGTCTATCCCGAAGGGCGGTATCTTCAGCCAAAACTGCGCGTGCTGATCGACTTTCTGGCCGAGCATTTCAAGGGTCGCGGCCCGATCGACTGGTAACTAGCCCCGTGATGCCGTCAGCAGCGAAACGACATAAACCAGCGCCGCGATCACAATGATCGAGGGGCCGGCCGGGGTATCCAGCCCCAGGCTCATGCCCAGCCCGCCCAGCACCGCCCAGCCGCCAAAGGCCGCGGCCAGCAGCGCCATATGTTCAGGCGAGCGCGCCCAGGACGCGGCCGCCGCTGCGGGCAGGATCAGCATCGCGGTAATCAGCAAGACACCGACAAGCTGCAAGGCAACCGCCACAAAAACCGCAAGGCTGAGCGTAAGCACCAGCCGGTCGCGCAGCAGCGACCCGCCTTCGGCCACCATCAGTTCCGGGCTAAGCGTGGCATTGACCAACCCGCGCCAGAAGCATGAAACAACAGCAATGATCAGCGCAGCCCCCAGCGCGATGCCGCCCGTTTCCACCCAGGAGACCAGCAGAATATCGCCCTGCAAAATCCGCATCACATTGATGCGCGCACCGGGAACAAGCGACGCGGCCACCAGCCCCAGCGCCAGCGCCGAATGCGCAAAAACCCCAAGAACCGTATCGACCCCGTAAGCCGAACGGTTCGAGACGAAAGAGACGACCAGCGCCATTGTCGCCGCCAGCACAACCACCCCGACAAGCGGCATGACCCCAAGCGCAACGCCCAGCACAACGCCCAGCAGCGCCGCATGGCCCGTGGCATCGCCAAAATAGGCCATGCGCCGCCAGATCACCAGACAGCCAAGCGGGGCGGCGGCCAGCGCCACGGCCAGCCCGGCCAATGCCGCGCGGATGATGAATTCGTCTATCATATCAATGGCTTTCCTGCGCGTGGCTATGGCCGTGGCTGTGGCCGTGGCTGTGGTCGTGGCTGTGGTCATGGTCATGCCGATAAACCGCCAGCGCCGCACGGTCACCAAACATTGCGCGATAGGCCGGATCCTCGGAAATTGCCGCCGGCGCGCCCTGGCAACAAATATGCCGGTTCAGGCAGATCACCCGATCGGCCTGCGCCATGACCACGTGCAGATCATGGCTGACCATGAACACTGCCATGTCGTTTTGCGCGCGAATTTCGGCCAGAAGTGCGTAAAACCGCGCCTCTCCGGGCTGGTCCAGCCCCTGGGTCGGCTCATCGAGTATCAGCAGATGCGGGGCGCGCAGCAGGGCGCGGGCCAGCAGCACGCGCTGCATTTCGCCGCCCGAAAGGTCGCGCAACTGCGCGCCGGTCATCGCCGATGTGCGGGTTTGCTCCAGCACGGTGGCGCGGCGCGCCGCATCCACCCGCCCCGCCAGCGCCAGAAAGCGCGCAACCGGCATGGGCATCATCTGTTCGAGCTGCATTTTCTGCGGGGTGTAGCCAATGCGCAATCCGGCGCGTTTTTCAATGCGCCCGGTGGTTGGCACAAGCGCCCCGATCAGCGCGCGCACAAGCGTGGTCTTGCCCGCCCCATTCGGGCCGATCAGGGTTACAACCTCGCCGGCTTCAAGCTGAAAGCTTATTGATTCCAACAAGATACGCCGCCCCTGCCGCACACCGACAGCCTGCGCCGCAAGCAGAATGTCAGGCATTGTTTTCTGCCTGACAGGCCGCGCAAACCCCCAGGGATTCGACCGTTATGCTCAAGGGGTGAAAGCCTGTTCGCGCCTCGAACCCGCCAAGCGGCGCCTCGATCTTGCAGGGGTTTTCGGCCACGGCACCGCAATCAAGGCAGACCAAAAGCACCGAGGCATGTGGCCCTTCAACCCCTGCACAGCTGCAGGCCGAATAGGCCGAAAGCCCCTCGATCTTATGGGCCAGACCGTTTTCGACCAGAAAATCCAGCACGCGGTAAATGGCGGCGGGGGCGGATGATTTGCCGTCATCCTCAAGCTGTTCGACAATTTCATAGGCACCCAGCGCGCGGGCCTCATGGTGCAAGACCGACAGCACATCGCGGCGCAGCCCGGTCATGCGCGCACCGCGCCTGGAGATGGCCTGGCTTGCGGCTTCGGTTGCGGTGCAGGCAGAGCAGGGTTCGGTCATGTCGGGGCGCCTAAAGTTACAATGTAACCGTTAAATGACGCCAAACCGGCCCAAAATCAAGCGATTTCGGCCAGTTTTGCGCCAAATCCGGTGCGGCGATAATGTAACTCCAGCCCTAACAGGGCGTTAACGCGACTGCGCGTGATATTCCGGGTTCGGCCGCATGTCGATGGCCGAGGCCATGCGGTTTGTCATGTTGTAAAACGCGGCCACGGCCGCAATGTCGAAAATATCGGCATCGGTGAAACCATGATCGCGCAGCGCCTGCCGGTCGGCCTCCTCGATCCTGGCGCTGGCTTCGGACATGGCGACGGCAAAATCGAGCATGGCGCGCTGGCGGGGTGAAATATCGGCCACGCGGTAATTGGTGACAAGCGCCTCGCCCAGTTCCGGCGAGCCCAGCGCGCGCACGGCGGCACCATGCGCCACAAGGCAGTAATGGCAGCGGTTCACGGCGGAAACCGCCACGGCGATCATCTCGCGTTCAAGCTTGCTCAGGCCCGAGGTCGCGAGCATCAGGTCGTTATACATGGCGGTGAAGGCGTTCAGCTTGTCGATGTTATGGGCATAGGCGCGCAGCACATTGGGGACCATGCCCAGCTTTTCCTGGCACAGGTCGAAATAGGCCCGGGTTTCGGCGGGCAGCGGGCTGACTTCGGGCAGGTTCAGGGCGGTGGGGTTCATGATGGCTCCTTCAATATCCGGTAATGATAGCGCGCGCAGACCGCCATGCCGAGCCGGGCATAAAGCGCGTTGGCGGCGGTGTTTTCAACGGTAGTGACCAGCGAAAAGATGCGCGCACCCTGCGCGGCGGCCCATTTGGCGGCACTTGTCGAGGCGGCGGCACCTATGCCCTTGCGGCGCATCGCGGGCAAGACTTCCAGCGCGTGCAGCATGGCGATATCGCCGTGGATGCCGGTAAAGGCCACACCGGCCGGGCGGTCGTTGTGGCGGGCAAGGATGTGGGTTTTCGGGGCGGCGGCGCGGGCCATTACGGCAAGCCGGGCGGGGCCGATACCGCCTTGCGCCCAGATTTCCTCCTGTATGCCCAGGGGCGCGTCGGCAAAAATTGCTGCCATGCCGCCGGGGGCGAATTGGGCAAGGGCGGGGGCGGAAATGGCATAGACCACCACCGGGTCGATGATGGCATAGCCCATGCTTTCAAGCCGCTCATCAAACGCGGCCTGATCGCCGCGCAGCCCGAAAAGCGGTGCTTCGCCTGCTGCGCGCATGGCTTGAGCTGCGGCTTCAACCTCGGCCGCGCTGGCCTGCCCGCTTGCGCATGTGGCGGCGGAAACGCGTTTGCCACCGCCCGCCCCGTCGCGCAAAGTGATCGGCCCGCAGGGGCGGGTGGCGCGCGGCGGCCATGTGGCATCCATTGCGGCGAACAGCGCGGCGGCATCGGGCAGATCGGTCATCGCTCCTCCTTGTCAGCGCGGCGATATTGGGCTATCGCTTGGCCCGCGTCACGCCAAATGTGGCGCAGTTCTCAGGGCGGGGTGAAATTCCCCACCGGCGGTATAGCCCGCGAGCGCCCCGGCCAGATGCCGGGGGTCAGCAGACCTGGTGTAATTCCGGGGCCGACGGTTAAAGTCCGGATGAAAGAGAGCGGGGTTGCGGGCCATGTGGCGCGTGGCTTCATCTGCCTTGGGGTCCGTAACTTAGGGGATTCCAAATGAAAGATACCATCAAGAAAAATGTAAGCTTTATCGCCGCCAACTGGCATAGCGACATTGTGGATGAAGCACTGGCCGGGTTTATGGCGGCGGTGGGCGATGCCTATGCGGTAAAGGTTGTTCGCGTGCCGGGTGCCTTTGAAATTCCGCTGGCTGCCAAACGCGCCATTGCGGGCGGGGCCGATGCAGTCATCGGCTGCGCCTTTGTGGTGGATGGCGGGATTTACCGGCATGATTTTGTGGCCGCCACGGTGGTGGATGCGCTGATGCGCGTGCAGCTCGATGCCGATGTGCCGGTCTTCTCGGTTGTGCTGACACCGCATAACTACCAGGAAACCGCCGCGCATGATGCGTTTTTCAAGGCGCATTTTGTGAAAAAAGGCGCCGAGGTGGCAGCGGCGTTGCAGGCCGTCGTGGCGGCTTGAGCGCTGAGCCGCCCCGGGCCTGACCCGGGGCCTCTGGCTGCTTTTGGTCGAGGCCCCGGGTCAGGCCCGGGGCGGCGTGGTTCGTTTGGCTGGCCTAGGCATCGCCACTTGCGGCCAGCAGTTGCGCGTTGCCGCCGGAGGCGGTTGTGTCGATGCAGACATGGCGTTCCAGCCGGTAGCGGATGGCGTCGCCGCGCTCCACGATCAGCGGCAGCAGCGGGCCCTGGCGGGCGGCCAGCGCCTGGCGGTAGGCACGGGCCTGTGCGGCTTTGCCCCAGAAGACGGCGGCATCAAACCCCTGCGCCTGGGTCAGGCTCTCGGGCGCGATGGCACCTAGGATGACCGCACCGCAACCCTGTTCGCGCGCCTCGGCGGCCTGGGCTTCGGCCAGCGCGATGGTCGGGCCAAGGCACAGAACCAC
This genomic window contains:
- a CDS encoding Fur family transcriptional regulator: MTEPCSACTATEAASQAISRRGARMTGLRRDVLSVLHHEARALGAYEIVEQLEDDGKSSAPAAIYRVLDFLVENGLAHKIEGLSAYSACSCAGVEGPHASVLLVCLDCGAVAENPCKIEAPLGGFEARTGFHPLSITVESLGVCAACQAENNA
- a CDS encoding aspartate aminotransferase family protein; amino-acid sequence: MITPVLPTYARAPLSFERGEGVWLIAEDGTRYLDLGAGIAVNALGHAHPHLVEVLRDQAGKLWHTSNLYEIPHQARLAERLVAASFADTVFFTNSGTEAMECAVKMLRKYFSHIDQPERVEIITFAGAFHGRSSAGIAASGSEKMTKGFGPLLPGFVQVPFGDLDALKAAISATTAAILIEPVQGEGGIRVVPDSFLKALRALCDEHGLLLVFDEIQCGVGRTGRFFAHEWAGVTPDIMTVAKGIGGGFPLGACLASERAASGMVLGSHGSTYGGNPLACAVGNAVLDVVLADGFLEHVRRVSGHLRQGLEGLVASHPGVFEAVRGAGLMLGLKCVAVNADVVKACYAEQLITVPAADNVVRILPPLIITTDEIDEALARFDRAASAIEKDTI
- a CDS encoding metal ABC transporter permease translates to MIDEFIIRAALAGLAVALAAAPLGCLVIWRRMAYFGDATGHAALLGVVLGVALGVMPLVGVVVLAATMALVVSFVSNRSAYGVDTVLGVFAHSALALGLVAASLVPGARINVMRILQGDILLVSWVETGGIALGAALIIAVVSCFWRGLVNATLSPELMVAEGGSLLRDRLVLTLSLAVFVAVALQLVGVLLITAMLILPAAAAASWARSPEHMALLAAAFGGWAVLGGLGMSLGLDTPAGPSIIVIAALVYVVSLLTASRG
- a CDS encoding 6,7-dimethyl-8-ribityllumazine synthase encodes the protein MKDTIKKNVSFIAANWHSDIVDEALAGFMAAVGDAYAVKVVRVPGAFEIPLAAKRAIAGGADAVIGCAFVVDGGIYRHDFVAATVVDALMRVQLDADVPVFSVVLTPHNYQETAAHDAFFKAHFVKKGAEVAAALQAVVAA
- the hspQ gene encoding heat shock protein HspQ; protein product: MQALKAKFGLGEVVRHRLHPFRGVVYDIDPVFDNTEEWYQSIPEELRPAKDQPYYHLLAENDTSFYVAYVSEQNLVRDDSGEPVEHPEVEAMFGALEGGRYRLGGRLH
- a CDS encoding LysR family transcriptional regulator, translating into MGRLSEMEAFIAVVDQGGFTDAARRLNLSKSAVSKHVAALEERLAVRLLNRTTRRVNPTEIGLAFYDRAIAVLKDANEADEMVTAMQSDPRGLLRISAPVSFGLRHLMPVITEFLAAYPDVSVNVVFEDRFTELVAEGYDAALRIGTLEDSSLKMRTLARASMLLLAAPGYLEKHGTPRSIDELSQHTLLHYSLMAAGNVWRLTSPSGEERQVRVGGRLTANNGEALLQAAARGLGIAYAPSFMGCEALKSGGLVQLLPELPARDIGVHIVYPEGRYLQPKLRVLIDFLAEHFKGRGPIDW
- a CDS encoding peroxidase-related enzyme (This protein belongs to a clade of uncharacterized proteins related to peroxidases such as the alkylhydroperoxidase AhpD.) gives rise to the protein MNPTALNLPEVSPLPAETRAYFDLCQEKLGMVPNVLRAYAHNIDKLNAFTAMYNDLMLATSGLSKLEREMIAVAVSAVNRCHYCLVAHGAAVRALGSPELGEALVTNYRVADISPRQRAMLDFAVAMSEASARIEEADRQALRDHGFTDADIFDIAAVAAFYNMTNRMASAIDMRPNPEYHAQSR
- a CDS encoding ATP-binding cassette domain-containing protein, translated to MPDILLAAQAVGVRQGRRILLESISFQLEAGEVVTLIGPNGAGKTTLVRALIGALVPTTGRIEKRAGLRIGYTPQKMQLEQMMPMPVARFLALAGRVDAARRATVLEQTRTSAMTGAQLRDLSGGEMQRVLLARALLRAPHLLILDEPTQGLDQPGEARFYALLAEIRAQNDMAVFMVSHDLHVVMAQADRVICLNRHICCQGAPAAISEDPAYRAMFGDRAALAVYRHDHDHSHDHSHGHSHGHSHAQESH
- a CDS encoding fatty acid desaturase, producing the protein MDHTAFIKTLAPETRAALNQPSNAAGLRHLALHLGLIALAGTAIALRIPLWWLLLPVQGVLLVFLFTLEHECTHNTPFKSRWLNTLAGHASGLVLLLPFTWFRYFHLAHHKFTNDPARDPELAHPPIQSRTQWLRHISGLPYWAAQIRLIFRLARGADSAPYLPSGAKPRMQAEALIMLALYTLTLASLIFTPLLFWVWILPALIGQPALRLYLLAEHGDCPQVANMLLNTRTTFTTRIMRFLAWNMPYHAEHHTLPQVPFYQLPRLHRLMRNHLGTTANGYGEFTRAYLARRKP
- a CDS encoding transglycosylase SLT domain-containing protein → MTLSRRSAVVAILLLSALASCVNQNRPPTQQDNICAILDQRPGWLNDLERTQRQWGVHPADVMAIIWKESSFRARARTRRTYSLGSIPSGYISSAFGFSQALDGTWEWYQDETNARGARRQSFRDAVDFIGWYMNQSLQRNNIALDDAENQYLAYHEGHTGYARGSYRLKSWLPPVARQVQRQADLYRSQLPYCR
- a CDS encoding GNAT family N-acetyltransferase, whose amino-acid sequence is MTDLPDAAALFAAMDATWPPRATRPCGPITLRDGAGGGKRVSAATCASGQASAAEVEAAAQAMRAAGEAPLFGLRGDQAAFDERLESMGYAIIDPVVVYAISAPALAQFAPGGMAAIFADAPLGIQEEIWAQGGIGPARLAVMARAAAPKTHILARHNDRPAGVAFTGIHGDIAMLHALEVLPAMRRKGIGAAASTSAAKWAAAQGARIFSLVTTVENTAANALYARLGMAVCARYHYRILKEPS
- a CDS encoding AEC family transporter, which produces MDILTLTARVLESTAPIFILALIGYVWVKLGYEYRVQFVTRLSLTLSIPCLIFMALIRTGIDPATLRNTALAAALGYAGIAVVTAALIALLGLKQRVFLSPLVFGNTGNIGLPLALFAFGTTGLDYAVVIFAVMAVLSFTFGVWIVSGQRSPGAALREPMLWGTLLGALFLYNGWGVPLWAARTLDTIGQIAIPMMLITLGAAISRLRPAALGRAFWLSSLKLFLCIAIAAGAGWLFGLPDLAFAALIVQLATPVAVTAYMLAEKYEADPEEVAGLVVVSTLLSIGAIPLMLFVLLPS